Below is a genomic region from Ostrea edulis chromosome 10, xbOstEdul1.1, whole genome shotgun sequence.
atacatctagcactacaactacactaatctacaaacgtatttacaacgcagactacatgtttttggtctttaggcttgccaatcaatgttaaaagtggagcgaattaggacatacggtaaatatatatagttagacagtgtgttatgtgttaaaCTCTATACTCTACACCAGTACACTATCCACAAATGAGGACGTTATGTGACATAGACCCTTTTATGGTGTCTGCACTGACAGGCAAATTGATGTTGCAGgggtctcgtttgaagtcagcattttgcaaattctctggtcgttataatgatcttgaTTGCCGGTTGTTGgaacaaatgctgtctgacgtgtttcataccgattgttaggccgttcttggcacactgatcttaactatggattactccatttaaCTGGCCAAGATGTATAACTTGTCAgtggttgtgaccggtcgacacgggatgcttactcttcctaggcacctgatcccacctctggtatatcaaggggtcagtgtttgcccaacgtttgattttgcattccttataagagttatgagattgatcactgatcgttgtcttcatctttcatttgcGTCTTTCATAAGAGGTTTAGGAAATTGAATTACTTGCTTagaacatacacatacatatgaATTTGTTTTCGTTTTCACACAGGATATGAATATTACGGACCATTTCTCAAGTGGTTAGATGAATACCGCACGCCAGAATTTTTCCTCACTTGGAACAAGAATTTACTGGTCCCTGTACTGGAGCTGAAGAAAGGTTTGATagtgttatatacaaaattatacagcagatatatttcatttcaagtCTGGATACTtgaagtctatatatatatattacatagaCATTCTTTAATATGTTTGACAGCGAAGGATTTCATGTTGTTGGATATTGGATGTGGTTATGGGAAACACACCAGGGAGGTGGCCAAACTGTACCCCAAATGTACTATATACGGTATCGACACAGACAAAGTTTCCATAGACCAAGCCAAGAAGGCACTAGCAACAGGTGGCCCACAGAACATCCAGTATAGTTGCATGAGCGGGATGAAACTTCCACCAGAATGGACAGGCAAATTTGATTTCGTCCTCATGAACGATGTGCTCCATGATACGTATGGTGTGgatgatattttgaaagagtTTAAACGAGTTCTCAAACCAGATGGTTACGGAGCAGTGTATGACCCGCCCGTGTCCTCTTATCCCGAAAAGCAAGCTAACGACAAAGTAGCACAATTCTTTATGCCTTTCAGCCTTTTTTCGTGCCTTCCAATGAGTTCTTTGGGTGAAAATGGAAATGGTTATGGAGTTGGTTGGGGATACGAGCGTCGGAAACAGAAGATAGAGGAACATGGGTTCAAAGTGATCAAGGTCGGAGAGAACGACGTTGACACAATACAAGAGGGTATTGTCTTCCACAAATAACAACTTCacaaatgtaaaacgtttattGTACCCAATATTCGTGAAATGAATTGCAAAAGAATAAACTTTCGTTTTCCATGTAGATTTTTGCAGTTTCAAAAATGTTATAAACTGTGACATATGTTGTTTTCTAATTTTATTAACATAGAAATAACTAATCATGACTATGTATAGACTGATgtgttatataaatatacatcatatatatattatcaaattaaaaatgaaggaaaatatgcagtttcaAAGTATATCAAAATAACTAGCGCTCTCAGGATTTTAACATACATcttcaggtgaatacaaattgaatgtaaagttgtttatcttagataCGTCCATTGTGATGTCATGCATCTCTTACGTAATTGAAACTGCATAGTTTCCTTCATtattatttcaataatttgGAATGTGTGACATGGactctttcttttttaattatatatatattcaccaAGAGTATATGTACacaaacatgtaaatgtaacctgcaaaataaaatcacattgaTTTCACATGATTTGATCACATCACTACTGATTTCATATAATAGTAAAGTGCTTGAAATGGTTATTAATTTCTTAGCAACTGAGTTTCTTTATAATCATATGCATAAATTCAAATACAATAGGTCGTGTAAACTGCGAATCGAAAGGAAATCGTAAATTTAAACcaaaagagaaaaagagagCTTGAAGTTTCTCTCTACCATTATTCCCACTTTCTCTCACATTAGCACCATTGTGAGACCGATatcactggtgataatgtgagaaagtAGGATATTGCTGTTTGAGAACGACATTACTGTCTCAttgggacccgggttagaagaGGTCCTTAGTATCCCTTGCTTGCTGTAAGAggtgactatatatatatatatatttactatttCAAATTTGGATACCAATTTCCGCCCCTACCCAGGTTTGAACTCGCGACCTGGTCGCTAGACCGCTCGGCCATCTAGAGAAGTCATGAAACGTGATTT
It encodes:
- the LOC130046246 gene encoding uncharacterized protein LOC130046246, whose amino-acid sequence is MASPSTPRDLKQMVRDGLSILAFSFGYKTGIIDAFIKTKQPCTAEELSQKSGKKLRYIQEWLGGMIGAGIVKLHEDGKYSLPYEEVVLRQLGHTSTAIPILYELFPKLENVMKKDGPNGYEYYGPFLKWLDEYRTPEFFLTWNKNLLVPVLELKKAKDFMLLDIGCGYGKHTREVAKLYPKCTIYGIDTDKVSIDQAKKALATGGPQNIQYSCMSGMKLPPEWTGKFDFVLMNDVLHDTYGVDDILKEFKRVLKPDGYGAVYDPPVSSYPEKQANDKVAQFFMPFSLFSCLPMSSLGENGNGYGVGWGYERRKQKIEEHGFKVIKVGENDVDTIQEGIVFHK